In Drosophila nasuta strain 15112-1781.00 chromosome 2R, ASM2355853v1, whole genome shotgun sequence, a single genomic region encodes these proteins:
- the LOC132787340 gene encoding dephospho-CoA kinase translates to MFIVAITGGIATGKSTVSKVFERHGIPIIDADKIAREIVEPGQPCWQKIRSAFGEEVLLPSKEINRAVLGRLIFENKELRGKLNQITHPTIHRTIFWRVFKHFMSGRAYIVLDLPLLFETGILMDFIHKIVTVSCDSDKQLERLLARNELSEPEARNRIDSQMPLEQKCEKSHFVVDNNGSIDDTEKAAMLIFNMMQESNKHWYNRAFILGSILIVCFAIYFVCKTFELWPMSKVF, encoded by the exons ATGTTCATTGTGGCAATAACTGGTGGCATTGCTACGGGCAAAAGTACTGTGAGCAAGGTCTTTGAACGCCATGGCATCCCAATCATCGATGCCGACAAAATTGCTCGAGAGA TTGTGGAACCAGGTCAACCATGCTGGCAAAAGATTCGATCAGCTTTTGGCGAAGAAGTGCTATTGCCCAGTAAGGAAATCAATCGAGCTGTTTTGGGGCGTTTAATCTTTGAAAACAAGGAGCTGCGTGGAAAGCTTAATCAAATCACACATCCCACAATACATCGCACTATATTTTGGCGTGTCTTCAAACATTTCATGTCTGGCCGCGCCTACATAGTGCTCGACTTGCCACTGTTATTTGAAACTGGTATCTTAATGGATTTCATTCACAAAATTGTCACGGTGTCCTG tgACTCGGATAAACAACTAGAGCGACTGTTGGCACGTAATGAACTTTCGGAGCCCGAAGCACGTAATCGCATCGATTCGCAAATGCCGTTAGAGCAAAAATGCGAAAAGTCACATTTTGTGGTCGACAATAATGGTAGCATCGATGACACTGAAAAGGCAGCGATGctcatttttaatatgatGCAGGAAAGTAATAAGCATTGGTATAATCGTGCCTTTATCCTGGGCTCCATTCTCATTGTATGCTTTGCCATCTACTTTGTGTGCAAAACCTTTGAATTGTGGCCCATGTCCAAGGTGTTTTAA
- the LOC132787339 gene encoding THO complex subunit 4, whose translation MVDKIEMSLDDIIKSTRTQKKPQGSTRGGPGGARRSGGQQRFAAGAGPRRGGGSPRKPAPASGAGGVLKGRRGGAGGGGVIQKPRLARGDVNSAWKHDMYDGPKRNGGAAGSSAGPTRLIVGNLDYGVSNTDIKELFNDFGPMKKAAVHYDRSGRSLGTADVIFERRSDALKAIKQYHGVPLDGRPMTIQLAVSDVAALTRPLPADDVKRRVGSGPQFKRGGGQAGGAPRRGSFKRPAGGKPAPGAGGAGGQRRERKAPPTAEELDAELDSYINDMKLV comes from the exons ATGGTGGATAAAATCGAAATGAGTTTGGATGATATCATTAAGTCGACGCGTACACAGAAGAAACCGCAGGGCAGCACCCGCGGTGGACCAGGCGGAGCACGTCGCTCAGGCGGCCAGCAGCGATTTGCTGCTGGCGCTGGGCCACGTCGTGGCGGCGGATCCCCACGCAAGCCGGCACCAGCCAGCGGCGCCGGTGGCGTGCTCAAAGGTCGTCGTGGTGGCGCCGGCGGTGGCGGTGTTATACAGAAGCCTCGGCTCGCACGG GGCGATGTGAACAGCGCTTGGAAGCATGATATGTACGATGGTCCAAAGCGGAATGGAGGCGCTGCTGGAAGCAGTGCTGGGCCAACACGGTTGATTGTTGGTAATTTGGACTATGGCGTCTCAAATACGGACATCAAGGAGCTCTTCAATGACTTCGGACCCATGAAGAAGGCAGCCGTGCATTACGATCGTTCTGGTCGCTCATTGG GCACTGCTGATGTCATCTTTGAGCGTAGATCCGATGCTCTGAAGGCCATCAAGCAATACCATGGAGTGCCATTGGATGGTCGCCCCATGACCATACAACTTGCCGTCTCTGATGTTGCAGCTCTCACGCGTCCCCTTCCCGCCGATGATGTGAAGCGTCGCGTCGGTTCAGGGCCACAATTCAAGCGTGGTG GTGGCCAAGCTGGCGGCGCACCTCGTCGTGGCAGTTTTAAGCGTCCAGCTGGTGGCAAACCTGCACCTGGAGCTGGCGGAGCAGGCGGACAGCGTCGTGAACGAAAAGCTCCACCAACTGCCGAGGAACTTGATGCCGAATTGGACTCATATATTAATGACATGAAATTAGTCTAA